A window from Drosophila miranda strain MSH22 chromosome Y unlocalized genomic scaffold, D.miranda_PacBio2.1 Contig_Y2_pilon, whole genome shotgun sequence encodes these proteins:
- the LOC117193450 gene encoding neuropeptide SIFamide, giving the protein MALRFTLTLLLVTILATAILLSSSEAAYRKPPFNGSIFGKRNGLDYDNAKMSAVCEVAMEACPMWFPQNDSK; this is encoded by the exons ATGGCTCTCCGATTCACACTCACTCTGCTGCTGGTGACCATCCTGGCGACAGCCATTCTGCTAAGCTCCAGCGAAGCGGCCTACAGGAAGCCACCCTTTAATGGCAGCATTTTTGGCAAGCGCAACGGCTTGG ACTATGACAATGCGAAGATGAGTGCCGTGTGCGAGGTGGCCATGGAGGCGTGTCCCATGTGGTTTCCACAGAACGATAGCAAATAG
- the LOC117193449 gene encoding testis-expressed protein 9-like — protein sequence MAELLSREKELFKMNQELNLLTLTPAGMADVIYPAQGPSGFTAGLTRTRNGTFHRQKGPSTLLKKCAQTKLAPKAMGAGSVSPSARNSPPPPAPASTLLSSSKTSDWKKGKSTGTPSPTTARFDSKFSTFTRGQSSKTATIVKYRNPNFSDSTSLDMILLDNVSVKSEMEMEVPKRRESTTVVNGQAKKQLTQDNFIKFLKAKVAILEEDHAQHASELDRQKEKLDQALEGMRKSESQRDQSLHSNKHLSEQVQRAEQQCEEANRRLKERQLEFTSQQRELEQLKRDKVLKQGNMNLENRLTRTQEEAESARQALNKMREEQRDELDSHRNELKTKESRIKALKRQRGDLLNAYKKQLYMIDNLKRQTSCMEQSVAIGCWEKEFI from the exons ATGGCCGAGTTATTGTCACGCGAAAAGGAACTTTTCAAGATGAACCAGGAGCTCAACTTGTTGACCCTGACCCCGGCCGGGATGGCCGACGTCATTTACCCGGCGCAGGGACCATCAGGCTTCACAGCAGGGTTGACCAGGACGCGAAATGGTACCTTCCACCGGCAGAAGGGGCCGAGTACGCTGCTGAAGAAGTGTGCCCAGACAAAGCTGGCGCCAAAGGCAATGGGAGCGGGATCTGTCTCGCCATCAGCCAGGAACTCGCCACCGCCTCCGGCACCCGCATCCACTCTACTGAGCAGTTCGAAGACGTCGGACTGGAAGAAGGGTAAGTCCACGGGTACTCCCTCGCCCACGACGGCCCGCTTCGACAGCAAGTTCAGCACGTTCACGCGGGGCCAGAGCAGCAAGACGGCGACGATCGTGAAGTACCGGAACCCCAACTTCAGTGATAGCACCTCGCTGGACATGATACTGCTCGACAACGTGAGCGTAAAGTCGGAAATGGAGATGGAGGTCCCCAAGAGACGGGAGAGCACCACTGTGGTCAATGGCCAGGCCAAGAAGCAGCTGACCCAGGATAACTTCATCAA ATTCCTGAAGGCAAAGGTAGCCATACTCGAGGAAGATCATGCCCAGCATGCAAGTGAACTGGACCGCCAGAAGGAGAAGCTAGACCAGGCCCTGGAGGGGATGCGCAAGTCCGAGAGTCAGCGGGATCAGAGCCTGCACTCCAACAAGCACCTGTCGGAGCAGGTGCAGCGGGCCGAGCAGCAGTGCGAAGAGGCCAACAGGCGCCTGAAGGAGCGCCAGCTGGAGTTCACCAGCCAGCAGCGGGAGCTGGAGCAACTCAAGCGCGACAAGGTGCTGAAGCAGGGCAACATGAATCTAGAGAACCGTCTTACACGCACCCAGGAGGAAGCCGAGTCCGCCCGCCAGGCCCTCAATAAGATGCGCGAGGAGCAACGCGACGAATTGGACTCGCACCGCAATGAACTAAAGACAAAGGAAAGCCGCATCAAGGCTCTGAAACGGCAGCGAGGCGACCTCTTGAATGCCTACAAGAAGCAGCTTTACATGATCGACAACCTGAAGCGGCAGACCAGCTGCATGGAGCAGTCGGTGGCCATTGGCTGCTGGGAGAAAGAGTTTATCTAG